The following DNA comes from Chitinophaga nivalis.
CCGGCCGGTTACAACCACGCCAATCATTTTCAACATACCGGTGGCAGCTGCCTGAATATTGAATTCAAAGAAGAGATCCTGCAACAACAGGCGCTCAAATCCCTGGTACCCGGCAGTACCACCATCTACCAGGCGGGCACCTTTGAATACCTCTATAAGTTGCTGTATTGTTTTATCAATAATATCGACAGCGGCCTGTCTGAAGAATACCTGTTCCGATGGATGGCCACACATGACCCACACCAATCGCATTTGCCGGTCCGGCTGCCCTGGTTGTCCAAAGCAATCCGTATCCTGGAAAATGAACCGGAAGAACGACATAGTATTACGTCGCTGGCGGCCAGGGTATATGTACATCCCGTTTACCTGGCCCGGGCCTTTAAAGAAAGAACCGGCCTGACACCAGGGGAATACCAGCTGAAAATACGTATTCAGAAAGCCATGGCATTGCTCTTCCGTACCCGGCTGTCGGTGAATGAAATTGCCTGCAGCACCGGCTTTACCGATGCGGCCCATTTTATCCGTTCCTTCCGGCTGTTTTATCCGGCTACCCCTCACCGGTTCAGGAGTGCTTTAAAAAGTTAATACGGTACAATTTTATTTGCTGCCCAATCTATTCCTTTGCAATAAAAAAACATGAGGCAGCATCATAGACCCATCCGACAGGCAATCAGCAGCTATCTGACATTACTCTCACTGCTCTTATTACCCGTTCTCGTATCCGCCCAGCAACAATTACAATACCAGCTGCAGGTAAAAGCCAATCTGGCCCAAAAGACATTCTCCGTGGCCGGCACGCTCTCCTTTTTAACAGACAGCACTACCAGCGACTCCGTGGAAATCGTGATCAGCCGGCATGCTACGCCGCCTCAACTACAACTCCTCACAGCCGCCGTAACGGTGGCCCGTATCGATACAGCCCCCAACGCGGCCGGCGATATGGCCTATCATATCCGGTTCACACACCGCACTACCCCGGGCACCCGGCTCGAATTCCGGTATGCCTATGAACGCGGCCACACACCTGCGTTTCAGTATTACCTGGACAGTACCTTCTGTATGGCCGGTGGTTACGGGTCCGCCTGGTACCCGCAGGTATCCTCCCGCTCCAGCGATGGCAGCATGACCTACACCAAAGGTACCGGCAGCATTGCCGTTACGACCGATCAGTCATTAACCGCCATCATGGCTGCCAGCACGGTACAAACCAGCAACAACGGAGGGCTCCGCACCTATACATTCCGTTATACCCGGCCGGATATTCTTTCGCTCTATATTGGCCGCTACACCAAACAGGAAAACAAACAAGGCTTGCCGGTTACCTGCTATACCATGGGCTCTGCCGCCAACGGCAAAGCCATCGCGGAAAAAACCGTGGCGGTCATGCAATACCTTACTACCCTCTTTGGGCCACTGGACATTCCTGACTTTTCCATCATAGAATTCCCGGATGCCATCGCAGAACAAACCGGTATCGGCGGCGCCAGCCTGATGGGCGGCATCCTCATGCCGGCCAATGCTTTACGGCAGTTCAACTATGCGCTTTTCGGGCATGAGTTATCCCATCAGTGGTGGGGTAATAAAATCATTGCCCGGGGGCAACGGGGCGCCGATATGTTATCAGAAGGCCTCGCACAATATGGCTCTCTCCAGGTGATCAAACATTTCGACAGCAGCAACGCTTTCCTGTACCGTACCACCGGATACCCCGGCTACATCCCCGACCAGTCCGGCCTCGGCTACCTGAAAAATGTAGTAGCAGGTAATGATGAACCTCTCACCCGCCTCACCGGCGCCAATGGCCATGCCCTCGGCGACAGCAAAGGATTTCTGGTACTGGAACTACTGGCGCAAACCGTTGGCCACCCGGCATTTCACCAGGCCTTACGGCATATCGGCGAGCGTTACAGCCATTCCGGCATCAGCTGGGAACAATTCCAGCAGGAAATTACCACCGCCCATGGCAGCGACCTCGAATGGTTCTTCCGGCAATGGTTCGAGCGTACCGGTGCACCTTCCTGGGCTACCACCTGGGCACAGGACAAACAAGGCCTGACCATTACCATTACGCAGCAAGACAGTCTTTACCGGCTCTCCCCGGAAGTGGAAATCACCACTGCCAGTGGCCGTAAAATTATCAAGACCATTAGCCTGCAAGACCGCGTTACCCGGATCACCATTCCGCTGCAGGAACAAGTAACCGCCGTAACAACAGATCCCGCTTTCCGGATTATACACTGGGATGCTACCCTTACGCCCATTGCACAGGAAATGGGTAAACTACAAAAGGTACAGCTGCTGCGGATATCGCGGGACCTGCCCGGCGCCGAACAACTTGGCCGCTCCTATCTGGAAGCCGGTTTTCCGCAAGACAAATATGGCGCAGAGTTTACGTTGTTATATATGCTGGGCCGGATAAAAGGCACCCAGCAGCAGGAGGATGCCGCCCTGGATTATTACCTGCGGGCCCTGCGTTGTGT
Coding sequences within:
- a CDS encoding AraC family transcriptional regulator; the encoded protein is MAILLAAGNYFGTERKADENSCFKLNITHYQPYTEIHEHYHENAYLSLLISGHYQEVHKHTDHILSPGEIIFRPAGYNHANHFQHTGGSCLNIEFKEEILQQQALKSLVPGSTTIYQAGTFEYLYKLLYCFINNIDSGLSEEYLFRWMATHDPHQSHLPVRLPWLSKAIRILENEPEERHSITSLAARVYVHPVYLARAFKERTGLTPGEYQLKIRIQKAMALLFRTRLSVNEIACSTGFTDAAHFIRSFRLFYPATPHRFRSALKS
- a CDS encoding M1 family aminopeptidase, with amino-acid sequence MRQHHRPIRQAISSYLTLLSLLLLPVLVSAQQQLQYQLQVKANLAQKTFSVAGTLSFLTDSTTSDSVEIVISRHATPPQLQLLTAAVTVARIDTAPNAAGDMAYHIRFTHRTTPGTRLEFRYAYERGHTPAFQYYLDSTFCMAGGYGSAWYPQVSSRSSDGSMTYTKGTGSIAVTTDQSLTAIMAASTVQTSNNGGLRTYTFRYTRPDILSLYIGRYTKQENKQGLPVTCYTMGSAANGKAIAEKTVAVMQYLTTLFGPLDIPDFSIIEFPDAIAEQTGIGGASLMGGILMPANALRQFNYALFGHELSHQWWGNKIIARGQRGADMLSEGLAQYGSLQVIKHFDSSNAFLYRTTGYPGYIPDQSGLGYLKNVVAGNDEPLTRLTGANGHALGDSKGFLVLELLAQTVGHPAFHQALRHIGERYSHSGISWEQFQQEITTAHGSDLEWFFRQWFERTGAPSWATTWAQDKQGLTITITQQDSLYRLSPEVEITTASGRKIIKTISLQDRVTRITIPLQEQVTAVTTDPAFRIIHWDATLTPIAQEMGKLQKVQLLRISRDLPGAEQLGRSYLEAGFPQDKYGAEFTLLYMLGRIKGTQQQEDAALDYYLRALRCVTRAPELLAYTYYRIAVIAAHKKDKALLTWAGSNAIKADALNKDRDGMQGMISRLTI